One Gloeobacter morelensis MG652769 DNA window includes the following coding sequences:
- a CDS encoding iron-containing alcohol dehydrogenase, producing MNNFTFYNPVKILFGKGQIARLAAEIPVTARILLTYGGGSIKANGVYDQVKAALAGHTVFEFGGIEPNPHLETLLKAVAVVRAENIDFLLAVGGGSVADGTKFIAAAARFAGDPWDILAKQAPITAAVPLGTVLTLPATGSEMNGTAVVTRAATQEKLYFGSPLVMPVFSVLDPETTFSLPPKQIGNGIVDAFTHVAEQYLTYPVGAPLQDRMAEAILKTLIEEGPKTLADPTDYAARANFMWCATMALNGLIGAGVPHDWATHTIGHELTALHGIDHGRTLAIVLPSVLALKRDSKRAKLLQYAERVWGITAGTEAERIDAAIGRTRAFFESVGVPTRLGDYGVPTETIPLIVERLENRGAVALGEHGDIDPAAVGKVLALSV from the coding sequence ATGAACAATTTCACGTTCTACAATCCGGTCAAGATTCTTTTCGGCAAAGGTCAGATTGCCCGTCTGGCTGCGGAGATTCCGGTTACAGCCCGCATCCTGCTCACCTACGGCGGCGGCAGCATCAAGGCCAACGGCGTCTACGACCAGGTCAAAGCCGCCCTTGCCGGCCACACGGTTTTCGAGTTCGGCGGCATCGAGCCCAATCCGCACCTGGAGACGCTCCTCAAAGCAGTCGCGGTGGTCCGCGCCGAGAACATCGACTTTTTGCTCGCGGTGGGCGGCGGCTCGGTGGCCGACGGCACCAAGTTTATCGCCGCCGCCGCCCGCTTCGCAGGCGATCCCTGGGACATCCTGGCCAAGCAGGCACCGATTACCGCCGCCGTGCCCCTGGGAACGGTGCTCACCCTGCCTGCCACCGGTTCCGAGATGAACGGCACAGCGGTGGTCACCCGGGCCGCCACCCAGGAGAAACTCTACTTCGGCAGCCCGCTGGTGATGCCAGTCTTCTCGGTGCTCGATCCCGAGACCACCTTTTCGCTGCCGCCCAAGCAAATCGGCAACGGCATCGTCGATGCTTTTACCCACGTCGCCGAGCAGTACCTCACCTATCCGGTCGGGGCGCCTTTGCAGGACCGCATGGCGGAGGCGATTCTCAAGACGCTCATCGAGGAAGGACCGAAGACCCTGGCCGATCCCACCGACTACGCGGCGCGGGCCAATTTTATGTGGTGCGCCACCATGGCCCTCAACGGTCTGATTGGTGCCGGTGTTCCCCACGATTGGGCGACCCACACCATCGGCCACGAACTGACCGCTTTGCACGGTATCGACCACGGCCGCACCCTCGCCATCGTGCTGCCGAGTGTCCTCGCCCTCAAGCGCGACAGCAAGCGCGCCAAGTTGTTGCAGTACGCCGAGCGGGTCTGGGGGATCACCGCCGGTACCGAAGCAGAGCGCATCGACGCAGCGATCGGGCGCACCCGCGCCTTCTTCGAATCGGTGGGAGTGCCCACGCGCCTGGGCGACTACGGTGTGCCCACCGAGACGATCCCGCTCATCGTCGAGCGCCTCGAAAACCGCGGTGCGGTGGCCCTCGGCGAGCACGGCGACATCGACCCGGCGGCGGTCGGCAAAGTCCTGGCCCTCAGCGTTTGA
- a CDS encoding photosystem II S4 domain protein: MPSTLPREELLKRAEHRDALARVLDLAETALRDWSVVTSDFYSPPEVGECLDVFSRLVEVHATAWGGYPQAERRRIAVSRDNIAIETAAIPLAAVDIRGNFLFDAASHRDFLGAILGTGIVRGKVGDILVLGDRGAQALVAPELVPFLQTSLTSVRTVPVQVVPIGFEELRIRPPQTKEITSVEASLRIDAIGSAGFGLSRNKMVESIESGEVTLNWKTVTQPSKNVQTGDRITLRGRGRLEVGPVDTTKKGRYRVQMIRYQ, encoded by the coding sequence ATGCCCAGCACTCTGCCCCGCGAAGAATTGCTCAAGCGCGCCGAGCATCGCGACGCGCTCGCGCGCGTGCTCGATCTGGCCGAGACGGCCCTGCGCGATTGGTCGGTGGTCACCTCCGACTTTTACTCGCCCCCCGAAGTGGGCGAATGTCTCGATGTCTTTTCGCGCCTGGTGGAGGTGCACGCCACCGCCTGGGGCGGCTATCCCCAGGCCGAACGCCGGCGCATCGCGGTTTCCCGCGATAACATCGCCATCGAAACCGCCGCCATTCCGTTGGCTGCCGTCGATATTCGCGGCAACTTCTTGTTCGACGCCGCGAGCCACCGCGATTTTCTGGGGGCCATCCTGGGCACCGGCATCGTGCGCGGCAAGGTGGGGGACATTCTGGTGCTGGGAGATCGCGGCGCCCAGGCTCTGGTTGCCCCTGAACTGGTGCCATTTTTGCAGACAAGCCTCACCAGCGTGCGCACGGTGCCGGTGCAGGTGGTGCCGATTGGCTTTGAGGAACTGCGCATCCGGCCGCCCCAGACCAAGGAAATCACCTCGGTGGAAGCGTCGCTGCGCATCGACGCCATCGGTTCGGCCGGGTTTGGTTTATCGCGCAACAAAATGGTCGAATCGATCGAGTCGGGGGAGGTGACCCTCAACTGGAAGACCGTCACCCAACCCAGCAAGAACGTCCAGACCGGCGACCGCATCACCCTGCGCGGGCGGGGCCGCCTGGAGGTAGGACCGGTGGATACGACCAAAAAAGGACGCTACCGCGTCCAGATGATCCGCTATCAGTAA
- a CDS encoding NADH:flavin oxidoreductase/NADH oxidase → MHLFAPLTLRDITLRNRIAVSPMCQYSSTDGLANDWHFVHLGSRAVGGAGLVIFEAAAVEARGRISPQDLGIWSDAHIEPLRRINDFIHVQGSVAGIQIAHAGRKASTARPWEGGGPLTEGEGGWADIVAPSALPFDAGHPLPEALDEAGIAATVQAFAAAARRSLEAGFRVLEIHAAHGYLLHSFLSPLSNRRTDQWGGLFENRIRLLMAVVEAVRGVWPERLPLFVRISATDWTAGGWDVEQSVLLAQALARSGVDLIDCSSGGVIPGVRIPAGPGYQTGFAERIRAEADMLTGAVGQITSAEQADHIVRTGQADLVLIGRQLLRDPYWPLKAAIELRAPGPWPAQYQQAKP, encoded by the coding sequence ATGCACCTGTTTGCACCCCTGACCCTGCGCGACATCACCCTGCGCAACCGCATCGCCGTCTCGCCGATGTGCCAGTACTCGAGCACCGACGGTCTGGCCAACGACTGGCACTTTGTCCACCTGGGCAGCCGCGCGGTGGGCGGGGCGGGCCTGGTCATTTTCGAAGCGGCGGCGGTCGAAGCGCGCGGCCGCATCAGCCCCCAGGATCTGGGCATCTGGAGCGACGCGCACATCGAGCCCTTGCGGCGGATCAACGATTTTATCCATGTCCAGGGGTCAGTGGCCGGGATTCAGATCGCCCACGCCGGGCGCAAGGCGAGCACGGCCCGTCCCTGGGAAGGCGGCGGGCCGCTTACCGAGGGCGAGGGCGGCTGGGCGGACATCGTCGCCCCGAGTGCCCTCCCCTTCGACGCAGGCCATCCGCTGCCCGAAGCGCTCGATGAAGCAGGCATCGCCGCGACTGTGCAGGCGTTTGCGGCGGCGGCAAGGCGGTCGCTGGAAGCCGGATTTCGGGTGCTCGAAATCCATGCCGCCCACGGCTATCTGCTCCATTCGTTTCTTTCGCCCCTGAGCAACCGGCGCACGGACCAGTGGGGGGGACTATTTGAAAACCGCATCCGGCTATTGATGGCGGTGGTGGAGGCGGTGCGCGGCGTCTGGCCCGAGCGTCTACCGCTTTTTGTGCGCATCTCGGCTACCGATTGGACGGCGGGAGGCTGGGATGTCGAGCAGTCGGTGCTGCTGGCCCAGGCACTCGCCCGCAGCGGGGTGGATCTGATCGATTGCTCCTCGGGGGGGGTTATCCCTGGCGTGCGCATCCCGGCGGGGCCGGGCTACCAGACCGGGTTTGCCGAGCGCATCCGCGCTGAGGCGGACATGCTCACCGGCGCTGTCGGGCAGATCACCTCGGCGGAGCAGGCCGACCACATCGTGCGCACCGGTCAGGCGGATCTGGTGCTCATCGGCAGACAATTGCTGCGCGATCCCTACTGGCCCCTCAAAGCGGCCATCGAACTGCGCGCCCCCGGTCCCTGGCCCGCACAGTACCAGCAGGCCAAACCTTAA